The Ammoniphilus oxalaticus genome contains a region encoding:
- a CDS encoding macro domain-containing protein, which yields MIKVIPGDLLTALKEGKVNVIGHQSNCFTEMSGGIARQIKNQFPAAYEADRAVTLSPEERLGKISYWKDKDKAIVNLYGQFHFEVGPRQTDYDALRSAMILMLQKINEWEKEDSAFKAVIGFPYQIGCGLAGGEWDIVEKIIEDVFVTEGKREVVLYQFQP from the coding sequence TTGATTAAGGTCATTCCAGGGGATTTGTTAACGGCGCTGAAAGAAGGCAAAGTAAATGTAATTGGGCATCAGTCCAATTGTTTTACTGAAATGAGCGGGGGAATTGCAAGGCAAATAAAAAATCAATTTCCTGCAGCATATGAGGCTGATCGAGCCGTGACGTTGTCCCCCGAAGAGCGACTCGGTAAAATTAGCTATTGGAAAGACAAGGATAAAGCAATTGTCAACCTATACGGGCAATTTCATTTTGAAGTTGGGCCACGTCAAACCGATTATGATGCGTTACGGAGCGCGATGATATTAATGCTTCAAAAGATTAATGAGTGGGAAAAAGAAGATTCAGCATTTAAAGCAGTCATCGGCTTTCCTTATCAAATTGGTTGCGGGCTGGCTGGCGGAGAATGGGATATTGTTGAAAAAATTATTGAAGATGTGTTTGTCACGGAAGGAAAACGAGAGGTCGTACTCTATCAATTCCAACCGTAA